From a single Silene latifolia isolate original U9 population chromosome 6, ASM4854445v1, whole genome shotgun sequence genomic region:
- the LOC141588252 gene encoding uncharacterized protein LOC141588252, with protein sequence MLKIDLKKAYDSIEWAFLRDMLIALEFPDQMIQWIMVCVTTTSFTISLNGSHFGILRVVTEKPDFKYHSLCRGLKLSHLAFADDLLLFCRADTASITIILRAFLTFSEASGLCMNKAKSDMYLNGVDDNLATKIVRLAGFKLGQFPFRYLGVPISSKRLSVADCNRVVDKIVARIRGWGAKHLSYAGRLVLVKAVLTQMHAYWARIFLLPKGVIHKMECICRNYLWVGHAEFKHSPPVAWET encoded by the exons ATGCTTAAAATTGATCTAAAAAAGGCTTATGACTCCATTGAATGGGCCTTTCTTAGGGATATGTTGATTGCTCTTGAGTTTCCTGATCAGATGATTCAGTGGATTATGGTGTGTGTTACCACAACTTCCTTCACCATTTCTTTGAATGGGTCACATTTTGG GATTCTCAGGGTTGTTACTGAGAAACCTGATTTCAAGTATCATTCCTTATGTAGGGGGTTGAAGCTAAGTCATCTTGCCTTTGCAGATGATCTTTTGTTGTTCTGCAGGGCTGATACAGCTTCAATTACTATCATTTTGAGAGCTTTTCTGACTTTCTCTGAAGCTTCTGGCCTGTGTATGAATAAGGCAAAGTCAGATATGTATTTGAATGGTGTTGATGACAACCTAGCTACCAAAATTGTCAGGCTTGCAGGGTTTAAGTTGGGGCAATTCCCTTTTAGATATTTGGGTGTCCCAATTTCCTCCAAGAGACTGAGTGTTGCTGATTGCAATAGGGTAGTGGACAAAATTGTAGCAAGGATTAGAGGTTGGGGAGCTAAACACCTAAGCTATGCTGGGAGGCTGGTTTTGGTTAAGGCTGTTCTAACTCAGATGCATGCTTATTGGGCTAGGATTTTTTTGTTACCAAAAGGAGTCATTCACAAGATGGAGTGCATCTGCAGGAATTACCTATGGGTTGGGCATGCTGAGTTTAAGCATTCTCCTCCTGTTGCTTGGGAGACTTGA